The sequence below is a genomic window from Serratia nevei.
TCGCTTCGTGGAAGACAACTGGGAAAACCCGACGCTCGGCGCCTGGGGCCTGGGTTGGGAAGTGTGGCTGAACGGCATGGAAGTGACGCAGTTCACCTACTTCCAGCAGGTCGGCGGCCTGGAGTGCAAGCCGGTGACCGGCGAGATCACCTACGGCCTGGAGCGCCTGGCGATGTACATCCAGGGCGTGGACAGCGTGTACGATCTGGTGTGGAGCAACGGCCCGCTGGGTGTTACCACCTACGGCGACGTGTTCCATCAGAACGAAGTGGAGCAGTCCACCTACAACTTCGAATATGCCGACGTCGACTTCCTGTTCTCCTGCTTCGAGCAGTACGAGAAAGAAGCCCAATCGCTGCTGGCGCTGGAAAAACCGCTGCCGCTGCCGGCCTACGAACGCATCCTGAAGGCGGGCCATACCTTCAACCTGCTGGACGCGCGCAAGGCGATTTCGGTGACCGAGCGTCAACGCTACATTCTGCGCATCCGCACGCTGACCAAAGCCGTTGCCGAAGCCTACTACGCTTCCCGCGAAGCGCTGGGCTTCCCGATGTGCAACAAGAAGAACGAGAACTAAGAGGCAGCCATGACTCAACAGACTTTCCTGGTGGAAATCGGCACGGAAGAGCTGCCGCCGAAGGCGCTTCGTTCCCTGGCGGAATCTTTCGCCGCCAACTTCACCGCCGAGCTGGACAACGCCGGCCTGGAACACGGTGACGTGAGCTGGTTCGCCGCACCGCGCCGCCTGGCGCTGAAAGTGGCCAACCTGAGCGCGGCGCAGGCCGATCGCGAAATTGAAAAACGCGGCCCGGCGATCGCCCAGGCGTTCGACGCCGAAGGCAAACCGAGCAAAGCGGCCGAAGGCTGGGCGCGCGGCTGCGGCATCACCGTCGATCAGGCTGAAC
It includes:
- the glyQ gene encoding glycine--tRNA ligase subunit alpha, whose protein sequence is MQKFDTKTFQGLILTLQDYWARQGCTIVQPLDMEVGAGTSHPMTCLRALGPEPMAAAYVQPSRRPTDGRYGENPNRLQHYYQFQVVIKPSPDNIQELYLGSLKELGLDPTIHDIRFVEDNWENPTLGAWGLGWEVWLNGMEVTQFTYFQQVGGLECKPVTGEITYGLERLAMYIQGVDSVYDLVWSNGPLGVTTYGDVFHQNEVEQSTYNFEYADVDFLFSCFEQYEKEAQSLLALEKPLPLPAYERILKAGHTFNLLDARKAISVTERQRYILRIRTLTKAVAEAYYASREALGFPMCNKKNEN